A genome region from Scylla paramamosain isolate STU-SP2022 unplaced genomic scaffold, ASM3559412v1 Contig6, whole genome shotgun sequence includes the following:
- the LOC135096703 gene encoding ankyrin repeat domain-containing protein 23-like isoform X2 yields MERVEPILKFYVGPTLLHWAASKGYHDLVVDLLVRGLSVDACDRLGRTPLGLATFAGHSSTVSTLLQENAALSAEDKDWRIISREEVGLCLVRVIEETAVCSFDAARSECFTLLYLAAQQGYPNMMHRLVPEGLSRPAGTI; encoded by the exons ATGGAGCGGGTGGAGCCTATTCTGAAGTTCTACGTGGGGCCAACTCTCCTCCACTGGGCGGCATCAAAGGGCTACCATGACCTGGTGGTTGACCTCCTTGTTCGGGGCTTGTCT GTGGATGCTTGTGACCGGTTGGGCCGCACTCCACTGGGGCTGGCCACCTTTGCCGGCCACTCTAGCACTGTCAGCACCCTGCTGCAGGAGAACGCCGCTCTCTCTGCTGaag ACAAGGACTGGAGAATAATATCGCGTGAGGAGGTTGGTCTCTGCTTAGTTCGGGTCATTGAAGAAACTGCCGTGTGTTCCTTTGACGCGGCGAGGTCAGAATGCTTCACTCTGCTCTACCTGGCCGCCCAGCAAGGCTACCCGAACATGATGCATCGGCTTGTCCCAGAAG GCCTATCAAGACCTGCCGGCACCATATGA
- the LOC135096703 gene encoding ankyrin repeat domain-containing protein 23-like isoform X3: MERVEPILKFYVGPTLLHWAASKGYHDLVVDLLVRGLSVDACDRLGRTPLGLATFAGHSSTVSTLLQENAALSAEDKDWRIISREEVGLCLVRVIEETAVCSFDAARSECFTLLYLAAQQGYPNMMHRLVPEGL, from the exons ATGGAGCGGGTGGAGCCTATTCTGAAGTTCTACGTGGGGCCAACTCTCCTCCACTGGGCGGCATCAAAGGGCTACCATGACCTGGTGGTTGACCTCCTTGTTCGGGGCTTGTCT GTGGATGCTTGTGACCGGTTGGGCCGCACTCCACTGGGGCTGGCCACCTTTGCCGGCCACTCTAGCACTGTCAGCACCCTGCTGCAGGAGAACGCCGCTCTCTCTGCTGaag ACAAGGACTGGAGAATAATATCGCGTGAGGAGGTTGGTCTCTGCTTAGTTCGGGTCATTGAAGAAACTGCCGTGTGTTCCTTTGACGCGGCGAGGTCAGAATGCTTCACTCTGCTCTACCTGGCCGCCCAGCAAGGCTACCCGAACATGATGCATCGGCTTGTCCCAGAAG GCTTATGA
- the LOC135096703 gene encoding uncharacterized protein LOC135096703 isoform X1, with translation MTLSTLVMRVTITNVMEAILESAFQLILQLYIVGTNYTELDQAYDVTLGSILSLSPLGHNTQLSKQVFSVLISLVSLTWSFTSYHRFSKLRGLTILDTLPLLFTIFFQVVSRAIACIVFTLAHTWKVFVVLGVHLVMVLVFKLKLEER, from the exons ATGACCTTAAGCACATTGGTGATGAGGGTCACGATCACCAACGTCATGGAGGCCATACTTGAGTCGGCCTTTCAGTTAATTCTGCAGCTGTATATCGTTGGGACGAATTACACTGAGCTGGaccag GCTTATGATGTGACACTGGGCAGCATCCTATCTTTGTCACCACTGGGCCACAACACCCAGCTCTCAAAACAGGTGTTCTCTGTCCTCATCTCCCTCGTGTCCCTCACCTGGTCCTTCACGTCCTACCACAGGTTCTCAAAACTCAGAGGGCTGACTATTTTAGACACACTGCCCCTCCTGTTCACAATATTCTTCCAG GTGGTGTCCCGCGCCATCGCCTGTATAGTGTTCACTCTGGCACACACATGGAAGGTGTTTGTAGTGTTGGGTGTACActtggtgatggtgctggtattTAAACTCAAgctggaggagag GTAG